Part of the Candidozyma auris chromosome 4, complete sequence genome, TTCTTGTATACGGTTAAATTGACAATGACTGACTGAATTGTAGTATAAGCTGATATGCTTCGTATATTGTCTTTGCCTTTGCGGCTGTTTGGTGAAGCCACCAATGTGAGATCGCTCTGGGAATCTCATGAGCCACCCTTCAAAGCCTAGGCGCCATTAAAGTACGAGCCCAGGTCTCAGCAGCGGAACTTTGCAAACCCACAGAAGTGTATAGCGGAGCCAACTCTGGTCTGAAGGTTGAGCCTCTCTTGATGTCAGCATTCTCCTCCAAATAGATCAGGGTggactttttcaaaacatAAATGGAACCTCAACCATCTTGGCTTCTCTTAAAGTGGCAGTAGGCAAGTTGAAACGAGGCACTCATCTCGGTAGGCTGaccaagaagttgctgaGTCTGGGTGTTTTTATGATACTTCAATCCAGCGTTAATAAAGTAGCTTTTCATTGTGTACATTAAAGCTGCCTCAATGTATATGTGGGCAATTCTCTGGAGAAGACGTTTGTTGTCACTTTCTCAAGCGGAAGTGGGAGCTCCTTTCCTAACTTTTAGACTTTTACTGGTCGAGCATCGTTCTTAAACGTATTTTAATGAAAAAGGGACCGGCTTTGTAGAGTTACGTGTTGTTATCTCGAACGCACAGTGAAAGCTTCTACGAAAAGGCAACTTGAATGTCTTGAAGCGATAAAAGGAAAGTGGTACTGTAGCAGTAACGGCTACCACTGCACACGAAGCATCCTTAACTCCCTAGACCATTACTCTAAGAGAGCCAATTGAATTATTTTTGAAATTCAAGTATCAACATCATCTGATATGGAGAGACTTTCGATCAGAACTGTGCATTTTTTGGATTATGAAAACAAGCAGCGAGCGAGCGAAATTTTGATCCTAAAAAACCCCTCTGTAAGTAAATCCACTAATGAATtatattcaaaaacttcgaCTCCAGATCACTTTCTGTACCACTATTTGCGACCACTTTGTGGGAATATAAATACCACCCATTTCGCACTTCCCCAGATTTCTCTCTAGGGCCcactcttcttcttcttaggAACTCTAAACCACCCACACAGATCATTTAATCTCTGAACTCTCTCCTGCTCTACTGCCGACAGCGGCGAGCACACTGCTTTGTTCATCATGATTCTTTTGTCGTTGGCGTTTCGGGAAAACGACGCTGGTGCTGATTCCCAGAACGCCGAGCGACTGCTGCTGAGAAGTAGTAGACCACAGCACACATGACTCTACGAGATTCTTTTGGCGGCCGCGCCACCGCTGGAGATCAACTTAGTAGCGAATCGTGCTGGAGAGCTGTTCTATggacttgttcttgatgtgGGAGGGTTGAGTGACTTATGAGAGTGAAGAGGGTGCCTTTTGCGCTTTTGGTTGTGGAGAGGTCGGATTTTTCTCGCTTGACTGATTTATATCTCGACTTGCACGAGTTCACTGTGAATTACAGGGCCAGAGTGTTTCGCAGGGCGCCTGATCACCGCTTTGTTGAGATACTGGCTGAGTGCAAcgtgaagatgaagtgaaTTTTCGTCTTTCGCTGTCTTTCAGCGCTGTAAAAGACATGGTCTCTTTGTTGCAGTTAGAGATGGAGGATAAAGCCGGGTTTAGAGTACAAGTATATAGATATCGTTTTTCACTTATGGGAACTCTACCACTGGTTCCGCCATCTCAGAATGTTGCTTCGTGCGTTCTGGGATTACGACTTACACGATAAACTTTACCTGttgtcttcttgttggaaAACGCGTCTGGCATCTCGTTTCAGTGCTGGTCGTGTTGTGTCTTTAAATGGTCATGAAACGGATCTTCAAGAGGGTGTTACAGCGCATCCTCTGCTCTTTGGAGCGCTCTTGTGCTTGAGTTATCATGCTTGTGCAAGTaaggttgcaaatgataGTCAAGTGGAGGGAGTCTCACAGTCGGGCTCCCAAAATCACCCTGTTTTCGATTTTAAaccctttttttctgttAAGCAAGTCTCACACTTATCTCAAATTTGTGCGAGCCCTCAGAGAAGCCTGACCAGCGAATCTGTTACATCTGTTCCTCAGACTTGTGATACTGGGTCAAACATACTGACTCAGCTATTATATTGTTTGGGTGAACCCCATGCCAAATTCCATTGTGTTTGGCGTGTGGTATCGCTGACACGATGGATGTGGGGTATTGCAACCAAGCCCCACGCCATACATTTTTCCTTATttaacaaaaaaaaataaaaagaaagaaagaaagaaagaaagaaaatagAGGACCTTGTTGCTTTTCCACCTCTGCGgatttgcttttttgtCGCTGTCGGGTCATTTGGTGATACCAATTCTATAATTCTCAAGTATATACAAGTGTACGTTGTACGTTgttcatcaccaagaaccTATGTACGTGGAACTACGTAGGTGATAAATGTATGTGATGACTCTGAGTCACTCGAGTCAGCCCATGTCCCTAAACGGTATCATTTCCAAGCGCCTAATTTTCATCCGTCGGAATAGCTGTTTTTAAAAACCACAACTATATGGTCAAACTGTACGTGCACGCGTTAAGTTTGGCCCATGCGTGTGAATTTTGTTGGCTCTTGTGGCTGACGGGATCCTTTTGGCCGCAATTAAGAAGAGTAGTCATAAAGGCCGTCGATGAAGCaacatttgcagccattcatgTGACGTTATATTTGAAACATCAAAAGATGTAAGGAACAATGGAGGACTAATATTTGAATGAACCTGGTAGTCAGGAAGGCTTTGAGTGGTTCACTTCAGGAAATTACTGTTGGTGTTACGTAGATGAGACCATTATGGCAGCGTATCTTACCAGCTCTTGTGCAACGATACATGGCTGGAGTATCTAACACATTCAAAGAAGTCGGAAATTTGACCATGCACCCTACTATCAAATAATTGAGCCGGTCTTGAAGTAGTCTGTTGGCATGAGAAGGGTGGCATTTCTACACGCTGTCGATCGTCTGAACGAACCCGTTCTGAGTTCACAAAGCCTAAAGTTGAATTCTCTACGTGCTTGAGGTTGGGGTGAGTTGATCATACTAGCCTGAGTGACCAATGAAGCACCTCCAACATCTTTAATCTTCAATAGCCGATAACTGCACACGTTGACAATCTGTGCCATTCTTCCACACCAGTAAATACGCCACCTTaggcaaaaaaaaataaaaaaaaataaaaaaaataaaagcAAAGCCAATACCCACCGTCAAAGTCGCCAAGTGAACCTTTCGTGAACCGCGGATACATCGCCTAGAACTTTTGACTTCACGACCACTACGCAGCCGCCATACTTCGTTTCCAGCTCTTGtgccaagatcaagcacCCGCTAAAGTTATCCAGAACCCCGTTGAGCTAGCGACACGCCCACACAAACCGTGGCAGAGTCAGCAGTGAATTCGGTAGACCGCTTGGTGAGCTCTGAATGTAATTTACCGCATTGGGCAACCAACGTCAACACCGAAAGGCTGCCTCGAAAAAACCCACCAACTCGTCAACGCCGCCACCGCAAAACGCCAAACACCAACGCCCACGCCGCTCTTTCGAAGCCCACTCCCCAGCACCGTGTTTCCATTCTCCAGCCCGACCTCCTCAGCCCATTTGCccagtttgcagccattgaggTCCTCTGGCGCGAAGTACCTTAGGTACCTGAAGTACCTGCATTGCTAAagggaaaagaaaaaaaaatagacGGTCTCCTACTCCACGCAGCGAAAACACAAACAGCGCCAGTCACATAGCCAGCGGCCCCAGTGCGCACATTAACCCTCCACAGTTGCGCAAAAGGAACCCAGTTTGCACAAACCCACGCTCAGTTTGCACATTACGTGGAATCCGCCTGAAATCTCTCCAACAGCCAATGGTCTCTGTATGTTGAAGCCAAGCCAACGAGGCAGTGACGCTGGTGCCATGGAGGACCAGCGGTAGTTTCAGAACCCTGGGCCACGCTTGCGCCAGAGACCTGCCAGAGGTTCTTGACAGAAACATCGCGGGCCGAGGGTCGCTGGGGGGAACCCGAGAATCCCAGCTTTCCAGGTGAAGAAAACTTTTTGATAAAAATCTTTCAAGTTCCTGAGCTTCCCACATCCCCTCTTATTCTTAATTTGTTTCGTCATTTGTCTTTTTGTCatttgtctctttcttttcacaCCTCAATCCTTTGTTAAAGTTTCGTGGTCGCACCGCCTGGCAAGCGCTCTGTTTACGCGCGCCGGGAAAAGAATCTTTTTTCTGGCGCCAGAATGATTCCTCTGTTCCTTCCCCTGCGCCAACCGCTCGCGCCAGGCTAAATTGACAGGCCTAGCGACAGGACCTTTGGTGCCAGGAGCGAGAACTTAGCAAATTTGCGGGTTGAGCTggggattttttttcccaTACCAAGTGCCGCTCAATGACTCTGGCAATCACATGATCTCCCTCTCTTCCTTCCTCTATCCAAGCCCTCGGGCCAGTGATATTTTTAGTTTGTTTGCCTGTCCCCTGGTTGCTGCTAGGCTGTGCGTGCAGGACGTcgatttgcagccatttcgtTACACAGTCTtcagtggctgcgaattctCCTATCCCAGGCCTCATCAAAAGGCTATATAAGGTGGTTGATTTCCTCCTCTgccttttgttttttttcctcttcttttctttctcatcttgATTCAAGACTTTCACTTTATCTCCAACTTAATTTCACATAATGGGCTTTAACGCTATCCACTACGCTGTCTCTGACGCTGCTGCCGGTGCCCCAggtgctgctggtgctgctggtgcctcTGTCGctactgctgctgcttctgctgctggtggtgctggcgacgctgctgcctctgaCCTTCCTGCTGTTGGAGGCGCTGCCACTGAAGGCGCTGGCGCCGCCGCCTCTGATGCTGGTGCTGCCGCCTCTGGCGCtactggtgctgctgctgacgCTGCTTCTCAGGCTActactgctgctgcctcgTTGCTTGGGGCctctggtgctgctgcctctggtgctgctgctgctacTCTGGTGCGGGTGCCGCTGCTTCTGGCGCCGCTGAGGCAGGTGCTTCTGGTGCTTCTGGCGCCGCTGAGGCAGGTGCCTCTGGTGCTTCTGCCGCCACTGAAGCCGCTGGTTCgggtgctgctgctgcctctggcgctggcgccTCTGCTACATCGGGTGCCGCTGgcgctgctgcttctggcGCTAGTGCTGCTGAGTCTGGCGCTGCCTCTGGTGCCTCGGACGCTGCTGGCGGCATTGCCACTCTTTCTGACTCTGAGGCCTCGGGCTCTGCTTCTGAATCTGGCGgtgcctctgcctctgaATCTGGCGgtgcctctgcctctgaATCCGGCTCGGGCTCCGGCTCGGGCTCCAGCGGTTCTGCTTCGgcctctggctctggtTCCAAGTCTGGCTCGAGTGcttctggctcttcttctggttctggTTCTAGCTCTTCGGGCTCTGGCTCAGGCAGCCCTGACTCTGGTGCTGCCGCTATGTTCGAGCAGGGCTCGTGGAAGAAGGGTGCCGCCGTGATGGCCATTGTCGGCTTCTCTTTCGTTTTCAACTTGTAAAGGTGACACAAAATGTATGCTTATAAGCCGGTCTTCGATACATAATAATTAACAGGGTTTAGATTGCACATTTGTAGTGGCCAGCCTGAGAGACGAAAATTGATCGAAATAACAGCTCGCCAGTCACAGATGGTCAGTTGAGTACATTGTAGAAATCTTTAAggcagcttctttttctgatGTTTATTTTAACTGTCCACATTTCTAGTACGCTCTCAGTAtcatttcgcagccaaacgGTACAGCCAGTATACCAACACCAGAAGCTATCCTTACACAAACAGTAGAACACATCAGTAACATTAATGGCTCAGGAGCAGGACCAAGAACACCATGGTACCTTCGCCTGTTACCTACTTCTCCTCTCCAATCTGCTGTGATATTACCTCCACTCTCCACTGGTGACCTGCACCCAAGGAGATgaccatcaccaacatctACCTAgtcaacatcttcttccatcCATAACACGCTTGCTATGAAGTATGCCCGACTTCAGGTCGATCCAGACGACGTGCCTGACGACGATAGACCGCCACAGACTGGCCATACTTTCAATATATGGTACTTGCAATGGGCAGGAGGAGACAGGTCTTTGAGAAACAGTGTGAAGCTGAAATACAGAGTCAACATTGCTGAGGACTCGGGAGAAACTCAGGCTAAGCGTGGCTCCCCAATATGCTTATTCTTTGCCCGAGGGTGCTGCTACAAGGGCGCCAAGTGCCCTTATTTGCACAGGCTACCGAAGGAGACCGACAACGTCATCCCCACGAAAGACTGTTTTGGCAGGGACAAAACGGCCGACTATAAGGATGACATGAGCGGCGTGGGGCTGTTCAACAAGGTGAACCGGACGTTGTTTGTCAGTGGGCTTCATGTAAATGACGACTTGGATGAACAGCTCTCGACGCACTTTGGAGAGTTCGGCTCGGTAGATTCGATCAGAGTGTTGCCGAGCAAAATGTGTGCATTTGTCAGGTTCAAGTTTGAACTGGAGGCGCAATTTGCGAAGGAGGCCATGGACTGCCAGAGCTTGAACGGGAATGACGTCTTGTCTGTGAGATGGGCCAACGAGGACCCTAATCCGAACGCACAGCAGCTGGCGAAACGAGATATCGAGAATGCGGCGCTAGAAacagtgaagaagttgctcaaggagGAACCAAGGGCCAAGAAACCGAAAAAGAGTGCACCCAAAACCGAAAGTTTAAAAAAAGctgtttctgaagaaaagcaagatAAACAACTCGATGCCGTTAAGGACAGTCAAGAAGTTGTCGACGAGGACGAACAATCTACGCTTCTAGGATCTGCTAGACTTGCTGCACTTAATAGGCTCCTGAGTGAAACGAAGGGTAAGGATTCTCCTATACGAGCTGAGATAGCCGACAAAGAGAACGCTGCTCAGCAGGTATCTCAAAACACATCCAATGCCTTCTTCGCAGGATATGGAAGCAGCGATGAGGACTAGATGGCAGCTGAAAACCTCGTGGCCTCTCTCAACCAATCTGGAACCTTCTTGCCTCCCCTGCTCAAGAATTTCTTGAGGTCTATAAACGTGTCCCTGTCGCCATCATCTACGAACGTGTAGCTTTCACCGTGTTCCCCAGCACGCCCTGTTCGGCCGATTCTGTGAATGTACTCCTCGAACTTGTTGCTCATCTGGAAGTTCACCACTAGTGATACATGGGGAATGTCTATACCTCTGGCGGCTACATCCGTAGCAATTAGAATGGAGGCAGACCTTGAGCGGAACTTTTCGATGGCGGCTTCTCTGGCCTCTTGGCTCTTGGATCCATGAATAGTCACCACgctcttgaagctcttctccGCCAAGTCCTCCGCTAGCAGCTCAACAactcttttgaagtttgCAAAAATAATAACGGAGAAGTTGGGTGACCTTTTGTGCCTCTCCAAGACTTGCACGAGTCGCGTGAGCCTGTTAGCGTCAACCTCCTGCTTATCTCCAGGGGCTGGTCCCATGTACTCGAAGTTTTGGTCAATGGTATCGACAAGCTCGTTGGCGCTACCCACAAAGAGATAAGCCGGGTCTTGCAAATAGTTCTTCGTCAATCTCTCTATTGTTGGAGTGATGGTGGCAGTGAACATGACGGTGTTTCGCTTTTGAATCCGCAAGATCCTCAGATCAATGCTGCTACTCAATTGTTCACTGGTTGGTAGGTAGTTGAGGATCTGGTTAAGAGACTTCTCAAACCCCATATCTATCATCTTGTCTGCTTCGTCCATGGTGACGTTGTAAcatttgctcaagttgaTTATACCTCGCTCTAGCGAGTCCACGAGTCTTCCAGGCGTCGCCACAACGATATGAACACCATTTCTAAGGGAGTGAATGGTCTCCTCATACTTGTGGCCTCCAATCACAGTCACCACAGATAATCCTAATTCATCAGTGAATTTCTGAGTCTCCTTAGCAATCTGAAGCGCCAATTCCCTAGTAGGCGCCAAAATGAGCCCCAACGCCCTGTTGGTATTAGCTTCTTGAGTATGTTCATGTTTCATGTACTCTGGTTCGATGCCCAAAATGTACGATAGAAGAGGAATCACAAAAGCCAACGTCTTACCCGAGCCTGTCTCTGCTACCCCGACCACGTCACGGTTTCGTAGCACCAACGGTAGCGATGCTCGTTGAATCGGCGTAGGCTCCTGGTATCGAAGCTTGTTTTGAATAATATCTAACACCTTCTTAGGTATAAGAGGGTCCTCATGCCAGAACCGTAGCGGGTTTCCAATATTGTCTCCTTTGCTAGAGATGTTATAGTCATCTTTAAAGATTCTCCAGTCTCTAGCAGTCATTTCTTGTAGTGGTTTCTGTGACCAGTGTTTTTCAGGAATTGAGTTCACCACAGGCCTGGTTTCCTCAAGCGTCACAAGCGGCTCATACCCGTTGGACGTgtcgtcttcctcgtccCAGTCAAACTTGTACTTGGGCgtttttttctgcttcttctcctctggTTGAGAATAtgcctctgcctcttcACCTGTTCTTTTCTTAATTGTGGGAGCTGTGGTCActgtctttttcttcaattgctgtCGCTGTTTCTTTGTGAGGAACTTGGGCCTcccattttcttcactctgcttgatcaagtctTCAACGGACACTGGGCGAGACATGATGAGGGTTATAATTGAGATGGAGTTGAAGCTGAGCGCGAATGTATGGGCAAAATATGAAAAGATTATGGAAgatcgaagaagaacttaTGGAGAAAAAATAGGTGGAAATGGGCTGTATTTacaaatttttttggagttggagTAACGCACATGCCTTTTACCTTTTGCTTGAGTATAGTGTATTCTGAGAGTTTACTTCAATGGCCCAGTAGGCAATGGCCGacatggctgcgaaaggTAAGTGCTTCTTAGGTTGCTTAAATTCCAACTTTGACTATTTCAAATACGCCT contains:
- a CDS encoding mRNA splicing protein PRP28; protein product: MSRPVSVEDLIKQSEENGRPKFLTKKQRQQLKKKTVTTAPTIKKRTGEEAEAYSQPEEKKQKKTPKYKFDWDEEDDTSNGYEPLVTLEETRPVVNSIPEKHWSQKPLQEMTARDWRIFKDDYNISSKGDNIGNPLRFWHEDPLIPKKVLDIIQNKLRYQEPTPIQRASLPLVLRNRDVVGVAETGSGKTLAFVIPLLSYILGIEPEYMKHEHTQEANTNRALGLILAPTRELALQIAKETQKFTDELGLSVVTVIGGHKYEETIHSLRNGVHIVVATPGRLVDSLERGIINLSKCYNVTMDEADKMIDMGFEKSLNQILNYLPTSEQLSSSIDSRILRIQKRNTVMFTATITPTIERLTKNYLQDPAYLFVGSANELVDTIDQNFEYMGPAPGDKQEVDANRLTRLVQVLERHKRSPNFSVIIFANFKRVVESLAEDLAEKSFKSVVTIHGSKSQEAREAAIEKFRSRSASILIATDVAARGIDIPHVSLVVNFQMSNKFEEYIHRIGRTGRAGEHGESYTFVDDGDRDTFIDLKKFLSRGGKKVPDWLREATRFSAAI